One region of Micromonospora lupini genomic DNA includes:
- a CDS encoding GH25 family lysozyme: protein MRIGTWRTRAVALVALPLVTFALNPVPAHAAPSGYSVTGIDVSHYQGTINWESVADSGIDFAYAKATEGTSYTDPTYLTNRSGARANSVYFGAYHFGRPDQGDPRGQAARLVDVSGYSHDGTTLPPMLDIEWSSSQPTCFGLSTGAMVSWISQFLDEVKARTGQQAMIYTNPNWWNPCTGNTTAFGSYPLFHSRYADTPGSLPSGWSRFTLWQYTSSGSVPGVSGGVDRDVFNGTLAQLRALAGGGVGRKAPALGHDDGDGTMTIHRWRSTGSAFSHTADYVGEGSFSLSNVGDRMASGDVDGDGTDDVVMAYDLGDGTFGFYVFDAGLTSRGRWYTSGPYSLGPVAGRLVVADFTGDGKAEPALVHDDGDGTTTIHRWTSNGTSFNRTTDYVGTGSFNLANVGDRVAAGDVTGDGKADIVMAYDLGDGTFGYYVFNQGLTSLGRWYTSGPYSLGPVAGRLVVADFTGDGKAEPALAHDDGDGSMTIHRWTSNGTSFNRTTDYVGTGSFNLTNVGDRVAAGDVTGDGKADIVMAYDLGDGTFGYYVFNQGLTSLGRWYTSGPYNLGPVDGRLVLGNW from the coding sequence ATGCGCATCGGCACATGGCGTACCCGTGCGGTCGCCCTGGTCGCCCTCCCGCTGGTCACCTTCGCCCTGAATCCGGTGCCAGCCCACGCCGCACCGAGTGGTTACTCCGTCACCGGCATCGACGTCTCGCACTACCAGGGCACGATCAACTGGGAGTCGGTCGCCGACTCCGGCATCGACTTCGCCTACGCGAAGGCGACCGAGGGCACCAGCTACACCGACCCGACCTACCTGACCAACCGCAGTGGCGCCCGCGCCAACAGCGTCTACTTCGGCGCGTACCACTTCGGTCGACCGGACCAGGGCGACCCGCGCGGCCAGGCGGCCCGCCTGGTCGACGTCAGCGGATACAGTCACGACGGCACCACCCTGCCGCCGATGCTGGACATCGAGTGGTCGTCCAGCCAGCCGACCTGTTTCGGCCTGTCCACCGGCGCGATGGTCTCCTGGATCAGCCAGTTCCTGGACGAGGTCAAGGCCCGCACCGGCCAGCAGGCGATGATCTACACCAACCCGAACTGGTGGAATCCCTGCACCGGCAACACCACCGCCTTCGGCAGCTACCCGCTGTTCCACTCCCGGTACGCCGACACCCCCGGCAGCCTGCCGTCGGGGTGGTCACGCTTCACGCTGTGGCAGTACACCTCCAGCGGCAGCGTGCCGGGGGTGTCCGGCGGCGTCGACCGGGACGTGTTCAACGGCACGCTCGCTCAGCTGCGGGCACTCGCCGGTGGCGGGGTCGGGCGGAAGGCGCCGGCGCTGGGGCACGACGACGGCGACGGCACGATGACCATCCACCGATGGCGCTCGACCGGCTCAGCCTTCTCGCACACCGCCGACTACGTCGGTGAGGGTTCCTTCTCGCTCTCGAACGTGGGCGATCGGATGGCGTCCGGTGACGTTGACGGTGACGGGACCGACGACGTGGTGATGGCCTACGACCTCGGCGACGGCACCTTCGGCTTCTACGTCTTCGACGCCGGCCTCACCAGCCGCGGCCGCTGGTACACCTCCGGCCCCTACAGCCTCGGCCCCGTCGCCGGACGCCTCGTCGTAGCCGACTTCACCGGCGACGGCAAAGCCGAACCCGCCCTCGTCCACGACGACGGCGACGGCACCACCACCATCCACCGCTGGACCAGCAACGGCACCAGCTTCAACCGCACCACCGACTACGTCGGCACCGGCAGCTTCAACCTCGCCAACGTCGGCGACCGCGTCGCCGCCGGCGACGTCACCGGCGACGGCAAAGCCGACATCGTCATGGCCTACGACCTCGGCGACGGCACCTTCGGCTACTACGTCTTCAACCAAGGCCTCACCAGCCTCGGCCGCTGGTACACCTCCGGCCCCTACAGCCTCGGCCCCGTCGCCGGACGCCTCGTCGTAGCCGACTTCACCGGCGACGGCAAAGCCGAACCCGCCCTCGCACACGACGACGGCGACGGCAGCATGACCATCCACCGCTGGACCAGCAACGGCACCAGCTTCAACCGCACCACCGACTACGTCGGCACCGGCAGCTTCAACCTCACCAACGTCGGCGACCGCGTCGCCGCCGGCGACGTCACCGGCGACGGCAAAGCCGACATCGTCATGGCCTACGACCTCGGCGACGGCACCTTCGGCTACTACGTCTTCAACCAAGGCCTCACCAGCCTCGGCCGCTGGTACACCTCCGGCCCCTACAACCTCGGCCCCGTCGACGGACGCCTCGTCCTCGGCAACTGGTGA
- a CDS encoding FG-GAP repeat domain-containing protein — protein MRRFRARRPAAILGTITMIAAGLVGVSSAPAQASTIEGPISRSEVLSRAQNWVDRDLTYTQTGSWATDVDGDKTYRRDCSGLVSMAWHLNTSYVTDDFMDGNSRWDTLGSIDSFQAGDAMVRTGHIELFSHWADRGDHSKGAYVYSFNDDGQTVQNPYKDNNVGRRGFNSASDLRTYKPIRRTGLIAGAAARKAPALGHDDGDGTMTIHRWNSTGSAFDHTTDYKGEGSFSLSNVGDRMASGDVDGDGTDDVVMAYDLGDGTFGFYVFDAGLTSRGRWYTSGPYSLGPVAGRLVVADFTGDGKAEPALVHDDGDGTTTIHRWTSNGTSFNRTTDYVGTGSFNLANVGDRVAAGDVTGDGKADIVMAYDLGDGTFGYYVFNQGLTSLGRWYTSGPYSLGPVAGRLVVADFTGDGKAEPALAHDDGDGSMTIHRWTSNGTSFNRTTDYVGTGSFNLTNVGDRVAAGDVTGDGKADIVMAYDLGDGTFGYYTFNQGLTSLGRWYTSGPYNLGPVDGRLVLGNW, from the coding sequence ATGCGTCGCTTCCGAGCCCGCAGACCGGCCGCGATCCTCGGCACCATCACGATGATCGCCGCTGGCCTGGTCGGCGTGTCGTCCGCGCCCGCCCAGGCCTCCACCATCGAGGGCCCGATCAGCCGCAGCGAGGTCCTGTCCCGCGCACAGAACTGGGTGGACCGGGACCTCACCTACACCCAGACCGGCTCCTGGGCGACCGACGTGGACGGCGACAAGACCTACCGGCGCGACTGCTCAGGTCTCGTGTCGATGGCCTGGCACCTGAACACCAGCTACGTCACCGACGACTTCATGGACGGCAACTCCCGCTGGGACACCCTCGGCAGCATCGACAGCTTCCAGGCCGGCGACGCGATGGTCCGCACCGGCCACATCGAACTCTTCTCGCACTGGGCCGACCGGGGCGACCACAGCAAGGGCGCCTACGTCTACTCCTTCAACGACGACGGCCAGACGGTCCAGAACCCGTACAAGGACAACAACGTCGGTAGGCGTGGGTTCAACAGCGCCAGCGACCTGCGGACGTACAAGCCGATCCGGCGCACCGGCCTGATCGCCGGGGCGGCCGCACGCAAGGCGCCGGCGCTGGGGCACGACGACGGCGACGGCACGATGACCATCCACAGATGGAATTCGACAGGTTCGGCGTTCGACCACACGACCGACTACAAGGGTGAGGGTTCCTTCTCGCTCTCGAACGTGGGCGATCGGATGGCGTCCGGTGACGTTGACGGTGACGGCACCGACGACGTGGTGATGGCCTACGACCTCGGCGACGGCACCTTCGGCTTCTACGTCTTCGACGCCGGCCTCACCAGCCGCGGCCGCTGGTACACCTCCGGCCCCTACAGCCTCGGCCCCGTCGCCGGACGCCTCGTCGTAGCCGACTTCACCGGCGACGGCAAAGCCGAACCCGCCCTCGTCCACGACGACGGCGACGGCACCACCACCATCCACCGCTGGACCAGCAACGGCACCAGCTTCAACCGCACCACCGACTACGTCGGCACCGGCAGCTTCAACCTCGCCAACGTCGGCGACCGCGTCGCCGCCGGCGACGTCACCGGCGACGGCAAAGCCGACATCGTCATGGCCTACGACCTCGGCGACGGCACCTTCGGCTACTACGTCTTCAACCAAGGCCTCACCAGCCTCGGCCGCTGGTACACCTCCGGCCCCTACAGCCTCGGCCCCGTCGCCGGACGCCTCGTCGTAGCCGACTTCACCGGCGACGGCAAAGCCGAACCCGCCCTCGCACACGACGACGGCGACGGCAGCATGACCATCCACCGCTGGACCAGCAACGGCACCAGCTTCAACCGCACCACCGACTACGTCGGCACCGGCAGCTTCAACCTCACCAACGTCGGCGACCGCGTCGCCGCCGGCGACGTCACCGGCGACGGCAAAGCCGACATCGTCATGGCCTACGACCTCGGCGACGGCACCTTCGGCTACTACACCTTCAACCAAGGCCTCACCAGCCTCGGCCGCTGGTACACCTCCGGCCCCTACAACCTCGGCCCCGTCGACGGACGCCTCGTCCTCGGCAACTGGTGA